The following coding sequences lie in one Rhodohalobacter barkolensis genomic window:
- a CDS encoding HD family phosphohydrolase has protein sequence MSFLEKIGLGQKSQEGSPNIGKKKKQKQKEAEKKKIKYLRILIFSVFVISILITLPQTTFQPVASFSVGEPWRSDDLTAPFTFSLKKSAAELEEEQQQIRQSTPPVFHVDQSVAITVEARTDSVYRSLQPVLDSYLQWQRSKRNDDGSAPNDSTRYFQERSFSNLNLSDEAWLTILDDYESIQMSSADETLLIDRIRSGMLDVANEILSRGVIDREKEAIEQDEIIIRNLFERTERTITLSRTYDLNEAENYASLQLSQSFNSRAAEVASQLFSNIIEPNYIYSEEDSEAILSERMDNISTTKGAVEQGEIIIRKGDLVTEERALKLESLAEARAASATNRERLLRYLGESIVIIAAALVFLFYIYLYRRNIYNKPSMFLLVFIVMGIVILASAAIYQLDSVNSFIVPIAIAPIILTIIFDSRVGLMSTISLAMITGIIHDNSFEYVIATTVACSLGVFSVRDIKNRSQFFFTTPGVVMGSYLVVLAGFALARYSGWEQYSADLVFVIINSIFILFTYPLILLIEKLFKITTDFTLLELGDTNLPLMKSLMNVAPGTFHHSLQVANLAESAASDIGANALLCRVGAMYHDIGKMEKPGYFIENQNKANDHDKLKPKMSALVIKAHVSDGVKKAHEHNLPNVIIDFIKTHHGTSLIKYFYGKAQNQKETIPEEDFRYDGPIPFTREQGILMLADGVEAASRSMKDPNYSKLENLINRLVDDHINDGQLSNCPLTFKQIRIIKQSFLNILVGVYHSRIEYPEENDKNSKGKNSKEKKKETEAVENISQNGGDDQDSKVED, from the coding sequence ATGAGCTTTCTTGAAAAAATAGGTCTGGGACAAAAATCCCAAGAAGGATCTCCAAACATTGGCAAAAAGAAAAAACAGAAGCAGAAAGAAGCAGAAAAAAAGAAGATTAAATACCTTCGGATCCTGATTTTTTCGGTTTTTGTGATCTCAATTCTCATCACACTACCGCAAACTACTTTTCAGCCCGTAGCCAGCTTTTCTGTCGGAGAACCCTGGAGATCAGATGATCTTACGGCACCGTTTACATTCTCCTTGAAGAAGTCTGCTGCCGAACTTGAAGAAGAGCAACAGCAGATTCGTCAATCCACACCTCCGGTTTTCCATGTTGACCAAAGTGTTGCCATTACTGTAGAAGCCCGAACGGACTCTGTGTATCGAAGTTTGCAGCCTGTTTTAGACAGCTACCTTCAGTGGCAACGCTCTAAAAGAAATGATGATGGCTCTGCACCAAACGACAGCACCCGCTATTTTCAGGAGCGAAGTTTTTCAAATCTGAATTTATCGGATGAAGCCTGGCTTACCATTCTGGATGATTATGAATCCATCCAGATGTCTTCTGCAGATGAAACGCTTCTGATTGATCGAATCCGTTCCGGTATGCTGGATGTTGCCAATGAAATCCTTAGCAGGGGTGTAATAGACAGAGAAAAAGAAGCTATTGAGCAGGATGAAATAATTATTAGAAACCTGTTTGAACGAACAGAACGGACCATCACTTTATCCAGGACATATGATCTGAACGAGGCCGAAAACTATGCCTCCCTTCAGTTATCACAGTCATTTAACAGCCGGGCTGCAGAAGTTGCCTCCCAGTTATTCTCAAATATTATCGAACCCAATTACATCTATAGTGAAGAGGATAGCGAAGCGATACTGAGTGAGCGGATGGATAATATTTCAACAACCAAAGGTGCTGTTGAACAGGGAGAAATCATCATTCGAAAGGGAGATCTCGTTACGGAAGAGAGAGCTCTCAAACTTGAAAGCCTGGCCGAAGCTCGTGCTGCTTCTGCAACAAACCGGGAGCGTCTGCTTCGATATCTTGGAGAATCTATTGTAATTATAGCAGCAGCTCTTGTATTCCTCTTCTATATCTATTTGTACCGTCGCAACATCTACAATAAACCATCTATGTTCCTTTTGGTATTTATTGTAATGGGAATTGTAATCTTAGCAAGTGCAGCCATTTACCAATTAGACAGTGTAAATAGCTTCATTGTTCCGATTGCTATAGCCCCGATAATACTCACTATTATATTCGACTCGAGAGTTGGTTTGATGTCTACCATTTCCCTGGCTATGATTACGGGAATTATTCATGATAACAGTTTTGAATATGTAATTGCCACTACAGTAGCCTGTAGTTTGGGTGTATTCTCTGTGAGGGATATCAAAAACCGGTCTCAATTTTTCTTCACAACTCCTGGAGTAGTTATGGGCAGTTATCTGGTTGTATTGGCCGGTTTTGCGCTCGCTCGCTATTCTGGCTGGGAGCAATACAGTGCGGATTTAGTATTCGTGATTATCAACTCGATCTTTATCCTCTTTACTTATCCGCTAATACTGCTAATCGAGAAGTTATTTAAGATCACCACAGATTTCACCCTCTTAGAACTGGGTGATACCAATCTGCCGTTGATGAAAAGTTTAATGAATGTGGCACCCGGTACATTCCATCACAGTTTACAAGTTGCAAATCTTGCAGAATCAGCTGCATCCGATATTGGTGCCAACGCCCTCCTCTGCCGCGTGGGAGCCATGTATCACGATATCGGCAAAATGGAAAAACCCGGGTATTTCATTGAAAATCAGAATAAAGCCAATGATCACGACAAGTTAAAGCCTAAAATGAGTGCTCTTGTTATTAAAGCGCATGTTAGCGACGGTGTGAAAAAAGCCCATGAGCACAACCTTCCAAATGTAATTATTGATTTTATTAAGACTCACCACGGGACTTCTCTGATCAAATATTTTTATGGCAAAGCTCAGAATCAGAAAGAGACCATCCCCGAGGAAGATTTTCGGTATGATGGTCCAATTCCGTTTACCCGTGAACAAGGTATTTTAATGCTGGCCGATGGTGTTGAGGCGGCATCCAGATCAATGAAAGATCCAAACTACAGTAAGCTGGAAAACCTGATTAACCGACTCGTTGACGACCATATCAACGACGGTCAGCTCAGCAACTGCCCCCTGACTTTCAAACAGATCCGGATAATAAAACAATCCTTTTTGAATATTTTAGTCGGAGTTTATCACAGCAGAATTGAGTATCCGGAGGAAAACGATAAAAATTCAAAAGGGAAAAACTCCAAAGAGAAAAAGAAAGAGACTGAAGCAGTAGAAAATATATCACAAAACGGCGGGGACGACCAAGACTCAAAGGTTGAGGATTAA
- the ggt gene encoding gamma-glutamyltransferase, whose product MSRNLLSLLFIFLFTFFSSHVVYAQVGQPESFKNGVVTSADQYASEAGLEILQKGGNAIDAAVAVQFALAVTLPRAGNIGGGGFMVLHTQNGEVNTLDFREKAPSRASRDMYLDEDGNYLSEKSKIGGLASGVPGTVDGMITALERYGTFALEVVMEPAIRLAEEGYTLTHSQARSLNSAADRLREFEGSREIFIKPDGSPWNAGDQFVQRDLAETLKRIANMGRRGFYSGLTGRMIVDEMRRAGGIITLRDLRDYKSVWRDPIKAEFMDYELFMMPPPSSGGIVFKQVLEMLHELNIEEYSLNSADYVHRLAESFRRSFADRNYWLGDPDYANVPMEELQNNRYLTNRISNFDPKNASSSEDISHGEFNEYEESDETTHFNVADQYGNVVAVNTTLNGSFGSFVTVSGAGFLMNNEMDDFSAKPGEPNMFGLIGAEANSIEPGKRMLSSMSPTIAIKDGKPVFAGGGAGGPRIITATLQNFLNIALFDMNALEAISAPRIHHQWLPDQLYVEGLYFSEDTIHNLTEYGHQVQKIGNIALTHLILIDPEGLMQGAADSRSYGSVAGY is encoded by the coding sequence ATGTCTCGAAATCTGCTCTCTCTCCTTTTCATCTTTTTATTTACATTTTTCTCTTCTCATGTGGTCTACGCTCAGGTAGGACAACCCGAAAGTTTTAAAAACGGTGTTGTCACTTCTGCCGACCAATACGCCTCAGAAGCCGGACTCGAAATTCTCCAGAAAGGCGGTAATGCTATTGATGCAGCCGTTGCCGTACAATTTGCATTAGCGGTCACACTTCCCAGGGCAGGAAACATCGGCGGTGGTGGCTTTATGGTGCTTCACACTCAGAACGGAGAAGTCAATACGTTAGACTTTCGGGAGAAAGCACCTTCCAGGGCATCCAGAGATATGTACCTGGACGAGGACGGAAACTATCTCAGTGAAAAAAGTAAAATCGGAGGCCTCGCCTCAGGAGTGCCGGGTACAGTTGATGGCATGATTACCGCCCTAGAAAGATACGGCACCTTTGCTCTCGAAGTTGTGATGGAACCGGCCATTCGGTTAGCTGAAGAAGGCTACACATTGACGCATTCTCAGGCCAGGTCGTTAAACAGTGCAGCGGATCGATTGCGTGAATTTGAGGGCTCCAGAGAGATCTTTATTAAACCTGACGGATCACCCTGGAATGCCGGAGATCAATTTGTACAAAGAGACCTTGCCGAAACATTGAAAAGAATCGCTAATATGGGAAGGCGGGGATTCTACTCAGGTTTAACGGGAAGAATGATTGTGGATGAAATGAGGCGTGCCGGTGGTATTATAACCCTGAGAGATCTGCGCGACTACAAAAGTGTATGGCGGGATCCCATTAAAGCTGAGTTCATGGATTATGAACTCTTTATGATGCCTCCGCCCAGCAGCGGTGGTATTGTGTTCAAACAGGTTCTGGAGATGCTTCACGAATTAAATATCGAAGAGTACAGCCTCAATTCTGCCGACTATGTTCACCGCTTGGCCGAATCATTCAGAAGATCATTTGCAGATAGAAATTATTGGCTTGGAGATCCTGATTATGCAAACGTTCCTATGGAAGAACTTCAAAACAACCGGTATCTGACCAACCGAATTTCAAACTTTGACCCAAAAAATGCCTCTTCCAGTGAAGATATTTCCCATGGAGAATTCAACGAATATGAAGAAAGTGATGAAACCACTCACTTTAATGTAGCCGATCAATATGGAAATGTTGTAGCTGTGAATACCACGCTTAACGGTTCATTTGGAAGTTTTGTTACCGTTAGCGGGGCCGGTTTTTTGATGAATAATGAAATGGATGATTTTTCTGCCAAACCGGGCGAACCCAATATGTTTGGCCTGATTGGTGCTGAAGCCAACTCAATTGAGCCCGGTAAACGAATGCTCAGCAGTATGAGCCCGACTATCGCAATCAAGGATGGCAAGCCTGTTTTTGCGGGTGGAGGTGCAGGCGGACCCCGAATCATTACGGCAACCCTTCAAAACTTCCTGAATATTGCCCTTTTTGATATGAATGCTCTTGAAGCCATTTCAGCACCCCGAATACATCACCAGTGGCTGCCCGATCAACTGTATGTAGAAGGGCTCTACTTCTCTGAAGATACCATACATAATTTGACTGAATATGGACATCAGGTGCAAAAGATTGGGAACATTGCCCTTACCCATTTAATCCTGATCGACCCCGAAGGCCTGATGCAAGGTGCAGCAGACAGCCGGAGCTACGGAAGTGTAGCAGGTTATTAA
- the xerD gene encoding site-specific tyrosine recombinase XerD codes for MSAFESELKHYLQFIKLEKGLTDNSAASYENDLRRYLTFVSHTLKINGLDGITLQHIEQYLEELTDLELAVSTIARNISSIRSFHEFVVVEKLAEANPAELIELPKKAKKLPEVLNPQEVEAIIDQADRTTMAGIRDAAIMETLYASGMRVSELTDLEMDRLFFEIGFIRVVGKGNKERLVPVGEIAQLAIEHYIETARKEFLNPKKPTKSENKIFLNQRGGPLTRMSIWNIVNKYAQKAGIEKNVYPHIFRHSFATHLLEGGADLRAVQEMLGHTSIITTEIYTHVDRSLLHQVHKEFHPRA; via the coding sequence ATGTCGGCGTTCGAATCGGAACTGAAGCACTATCTCCAGTTCATCAAACTCGAAAAAGGTTTGACAGATAATTCGGCTGCTTCCTACGAGAATGATCTGCGTCGATATCTCACATTTGTTTCCCACACTTTGAAAATCAACGGGTTAGATGGTATAACTCTTCAACACATTGAGCAGTATCTTGAAGAGCTGACCGATCTTGAACTGGCCGTCAGTACCATAGCAAGAAACATCTCCAGCATTCGAAGTTTTCATGAATTTGTTGTTGTAGAAAAACTGGCTGAAGCAAACCCCGCAGAATTAATTGAGTTACCCAAAAAGGCCAAAAAGCTTCCTGAAGTATTAAATCCACAGGAAGTTGAAGCCATTATCGACCAGGCCGATCGGACCACAATGGCAGGAATCCGTGATGCTGCCATCATGGAAACCCTCTATGCAAGTGGAATGAGGGTTAGTGAGCTAACAGACCTTGAGATGGATCGCCTTTTCTTTGAAATTGGATTTATTCGTGTGGTTGGAAAAGGGAATAAGGAGCGGCTCGTACCCGTTGGTGAAATTGCTCAGCTCGCCATTGAACACTACATTGAAACGGCACGTAAAGAGTTCTTAAATCCCAAAAAACCGACGAAATCTGAAAATAAAATCTTTTTAAATCAACGCGGTGGACCTTTAACCCGAATGAGTATCTGGAATATTGTGAACAAATACGCTCAAAAGGCGGGAATAGAAAAGAATGTCTATCCCCATATTTTTCGCCACTCCTTTGCCACACATCTTCTTGAAGGAGGTGCCGACCTCAGGGCTGTCCAGGAAATGCTGGGGCATACTTCAATTATTACCACTGAAATTTATACCCATGTAGATCGTTCTCTTCTGCATCAGGTTCACAAAGAATTTCACCCGCGCGCATAA